One Pseudodesulfovibrio sp. JC047 genomic window carries:
- a CDS encoding STAS/SEC14 domain-containing protein, protein MITLIDIPSEKTLGLKISGKINKEGMDSVIHKIQTLMGATNQRLNIYVELEKWEGFTLAALYEDMKFSLPSMRRFAKEAIVTDKSWVAPLIKFNDKLFPSLELKAFPKEEKTTALKWVQE, encoded by the coding sequence ATGATAACACTCATTGATATTCCATCAGAAAAGACCCTTGGTCTCAAAATTTCGGGAAAAATCAACAAAGAAGGCATGGACAGCGTCATCCATAAAATCCAGACCTTGATGGGGGCGACCAATCAACGACTGAATATCTATGTCGAACTGGAAAAATGGGAAGGGTTTACCCTCGCCGCGCTCTACGAAGACATGAAATTTTCACTCCCCTCCATGCGCAGATTTGCCAAGGAAGCCATTGTCACTGACAAGTCGTGGGTCGCCCCTCTTATCAAATTCAATGACAAACTCTTTCCAAGTCTGGAACTCAAGGCCTTTCCCAAAGAAGAAAAAACCACCGCACTCAAATGGGTCCAGGAATAA
- a CDS encoding MBL fold metallo-hydrolase — MYFKQITTPGLGCFSYVIGCPAAGEMVVIDPKRDVQDYLDISRDEGMKIVHAIDTHVHADHVSGAQELKSHTGCDVMVYETSPVTYPFTPLKEGDKLTIGNAGLEVLHTPGHTPDSLSLLVTDFSRGNEPWVLLTGDVLFVNDIGRPDLVGDAKLDEQIQNLWNTLYVKFSKFPDSLEVFPAHGAGSLCGRGMSSKPSSTLGFERRHNPMLGFENYEDFHVTMSQEFPARPKSFTHIISTNANGAPLLERCPLDLAMNPFKFEEKMQDGAVVIDVRDAAAYAGYHIPGSINIGFEPSLANWVGMVVDPQADILLVVDSKEGYERMRTELHRIGYDRIYGYLSGGIQSWVFSGRPVDTLAIDSAQDLQTCQTENKPLSLIDVRTPAEVAGGKIPGARHIPLTNILNGQFDLSEEDHHILYCAGGYRANIAASYLLKHGYWNVRSLAGGYIAWNKAGYATEK; from the coding sequence ATGTATTTCAAACAAATCACCACACCTGGTCTCGGATGTTTTTCCTACGTGATCGGGTGCCCCGCTGCCGGAGAAATGGTGGTCATCGACCCCAAAAGAGACGTACAAGACTACCTGGACATTTCGCGTGACGAAGGAATGAAGATCGTTCACGCCATCGATACACATGTTCATGCCGACCACGTTTCAGGCGCACAGGAATTGAAATCCCACACGGGATGCGACGTCATGGTCTATGAGACTTCCCCCGTGACCTATCCGTTCACCCCGCTCAAGGAAGGCGATAAACTGACCATCGGCAATGCCGGACTTGAAGTCTTGCACACCCCCGGGCACACCCCGGACTCGCTGTCGCTCCTCGTGACGGACTTTTCACGTGGCAACGAGCCGTGGGTGCTGCTCACTGGCGATGTCCTTTTTGTCAATGACATCGGCCGCCCCGACCTGGTCGGCGATGCCAAACTGGATGAACAAATTCAGAATCTCTGGAACACGCTGTATGTCAAATTCAGCAAATTCCCCGACAGTCTTGAAGTCTTCCCGGCGCATGGAGCCGGTTCCCTATGTGGACGCGGCATGAGTTCCAAACCCAGTTCGACACTTGGTTTCGAACGCCGTCACAACCCCATGCTCGGTTTTGAAAACTACGAAGACTTTCATGTCACCATGAGTCAGGAATTCCCGGCACGGCCCAAAAGTTTCACCCACATCATTTCCACCAATGCGAACGGTGCCCCGCTCCTTGAGCGATGCCCCCTCGATCTGGCCATGAACCCCTTCAAATTTGAAGAGAAGATGCAGGACGGCGCAGTGGTCATCGATGTCCGAGATGCCGCCGCCTACGCCGGATATCACATTCCCGGCTCCATCAATATCGGCTTTGAACCGAGTCTGGCCAACTGGGTCGGCATGGTTGTCGATCCTCAGGCGGACATCCTGCTCGTGGTGGATTCCAAAGAAGGCTACGAACGGATGCGGACCGAACTGCACCGCATCGGCTATGACCGCATTTATGGCTATTTGTCCGGCGGCATCCAATCATGGGTGTTCAGTGGCCGCCCGGTCGATACGCTGGCCATTGACTCGGCGCAGGACCTGCAAACCTGTCAGACAGAAAACAAACCACTCAGTCTTATTGACGTTCGCACCCCGGCCGAAGTTGCTGGCGGGAAAATTCCTGGCGCACGGCACATTCCCCTCACGAATATTCTGAACGGACAATTCGACCTGTCCGAAGAGGATCATCATATCCTGTACTGTGCCGGAGGCTATCGAGCCAATATTGCGGCTTCCTATTTGCTCAAACACGGCTATTGGAATGTCCGCAGCCTGGCTGGTGGTTATATCGCCTGGAACAAGGCTGGCTATGCCACGGAAAAATAG